One Romboutsia sp. 13368 genomic window carries:
- the htrA gene encoding serine protease HtrA codes for MSKRRGIGLTVLICIITSVLTSLLTIVVMKNNIGNMNNDTSSKEIIVNDTGKSQNIYHAVSDKAMPSVVGITTTTISTDNIFAIPTQSEGVGTGVIVDSKGYILTNSHVVSDGQAADVKVLFNDGSTTQGKVLWNDAKLDLAIVKVDKTGLTAAELGDSDKVRVGDIAIAIGNPLGLEFQKSVTQGIISGLDRSIQTEKETMTGLMQTDASINPGNSGGPLLNEKGQVVGINSAKVSSAEGIGFSIPINTAKPIIEQVIKSGNFEKVTLGIKGLDVTTFETATGTDLAADEGVYIAEVVQNTPAQKAGIQTGDVIVKIGDIETPTMTDLNKALYKFKSGQSTKITLNRSGKEITVDVKF; via the coding sequence ATGTCAAAGAGAAGAGGAATTGGCTTAACAGTACTTATATGTATAATAACAAGTGTACTTACAAGCTTACTTACAATAGTAGTTATGAAAAATAATATAGGTAATATGAATAACGATACAAGTTCAAAAGAAATAATAGTGAATGATACTGGAAAGAGTCAAAATATATATCATGCAGTTAGTGATAAGGCTATGCCTTCAGTTGTAGGTATAACAACGACAACTATAAGTACTGATAATATATTTGCTATACCAACTCAATCAGAAGGTGTTGGAACAGGTGTAATAGTAGATTCAAAAGGTTACATACTTACAAATTCACACGTTGTATCAGATGGTCAAGCAGCAGATGTAAAAGTATTATTTAACGATGGTAGTACTACACAAGGTAAAGTTTTATGGAATGATGCAAAATTAGATTTAGCAATAGTTAAAGTTGATAAAACAGGTTTAACAGCTGCTGAATTAGGTGATAGTGATAAGGTAAGAGTTGGAGATATTGCGATAGCAATAGGAAATCCACTTGGTCTTGAGTTCCAAAAATCTGTTACACAAGGTATAATAAGTGGATTAGATAGATCAATACAAACAGAAAAAGAAACTATGACAGGACTTATGCAAACTGATGCAAGTATAAATCCAGGAAATAGTGGTGGACCATTATTAAATGAAAAAGGTCAAGTAGTAGGTATAAATTCAGCTAAGGTATCTTCAGCTGAAGGTATAGGATTCTCAATACCTATAAATACAGCAAAACCTATAATAGAGCAAGTTATAAAATCAGGAAACTTTGAAAAAGTTACTTTAGGTATAAAAGGTTTAGATGTAACTACATTTGAAACAGCAACAGGAACTGACTTAGCAGCAGATGAAGGTGTATATATAGCAGAAGTTGTTCAAAATACACCAGCTCAAAAGGCAGGTATACAAACAGGAGATGTAATTGTAAAAATAGGAGATATAGAAACTCCAACAATGACAGACCTTAATAAAGCTTTATATAAATTTAAGTCAGGTCAAAGTACAAAGATAACTTTAAATAGAAGTGGAAAAGAAATAACAGTAGATGTTAAATTTTAA
- the feoB gene encoding ferrous iron transport protein B → MINVALFGNPNVGKTTVFNLLTGSNQYVGNWPGVTIDKKEGFLGKDIKIVDLPGIYAMDTFSNEEKVSKEFLETGDVDVIVNIVDASNLSRNLYLTTQLMEFNKPIVILLNMLDIAESKGVCINSDKLSKELGVTVIPIIAKKKNGIDKISSAIKNSVNKKVDYNIDFGNETQTYEKLEDMLSRCIKNNSNKKASISDKIDNIVLNPILAYPIFIVALLVLFKFTFDWVGGPLQESLGTLIETFISNPINAMLVHASPWFKSLIVDGILGGVCGTLPFFPLIFTLFFGISLFEDSGYMSRAAFLMDNIMRKVGLSGKAFIPMVMGLGCSSPAIMATRTLESEKDRKITALISPLMTCGAKLPIYAVFIAIFFPKNAALVTTSLYLLGIVVAILVALVLNRTSFKTDIEPFVLELPEYKLPTLSSLLKNTWSKSKGFLIRVVTVMFAMSVAIWLLSSFNFNGFTENMNDSFLAYLGKLVAPLFAPLGFGDWRASVSILTGLGAKEIVISTMQVLYGNLDKVLPTVFTGVTAYGFLVFSALYTPCIAALATMRKEYGNKMMFTSLIYQFIIAWIGAFIVRIIGGAIFSHSPASLTEFVIAGIIILIAAIILLRMFNKKSSGCSGGCSGCSSQGCCTTQLEKTYTNEK, encoded by the coding sequence ATGATTAATGTTGCTTTATTTGGTAACCCAAATGTAGGTAAAACTACAGTTTTTAATTTACTTACTGGGTCAAATCAATATGTAGGTAACTGGCCTGGCGTTACTATTGATAAAAAAGAAGGCTTTTTAGGTAAGGATATAAAAATAGTAGACTTACCTGGTATATATGCTATGGATACTTTCTCTAATGAAGAAAAGGTATCAAAAGAATTTCTAGAAACAGGAGATGTTGATGTTATAGTTAACATAGTAGATGCATCAAATTTATCTAGAAATCTTTATCTAACAACACAGCTTATGGAGTTTAATAAACCAATCGTTATTTTACTTAATATGTTGGATATTGCAGAATCTAAAGGTGTATGTATTAATTCTGATAAACTTTCAAAAGAACTTGGTGTTACTGTTATTCCAATAATAGCTAAGAAAAAAAATGGAATTGATAAAATATCTTCAGCTATAAAAAATTCAGTAAATAAAAAAGTAGATTACAATATAGATTTTGGTAATGAAACTCAAACATATGAAAAATTAGAAGATATGTTATCTAGATGTATAAAAAATAATTCAAATAAAAAAGCATCTATAAGTGATAAAATTGATAATATTGTTTTAAACCCAATTTTAGCATACCCTATTTTTATAGTTGCATTACTAGTATTATTTAAATTTACATTTGATTGGGTTGGAGGGCCTTTACAAGAAAGTTTAGGCACTTTAATAGAAACATTTATTTCAAATCCAATTAATGCTATGTTAGTACATGCTAGTCCTTGGTTTAAATCTCTTATTGTTGATGGTATATTAGGCGGTGTATGTGGTACTTTACCATTCTTCCCATTAATATTCACTTTATTCTTTGGTATATCATTATTTGAAGATAGCGGATATATGTCTAGAGCTGCTTTCTTAATGGATAATATAATGAGAAAAGTAGGTTTATCTGGTAAGGCATTCATACCTATGGTTATGGGGCTTGGTTGTTCTTCTCCAGCTATAATGGCTACTAGAACTTTAGAAAGTGAAAAAGATAGAAAAATAACAGCACTTATTTCACCACTTATGACTTGTGGTGCTAAATTGCCTATATATGCAGTATTTATAGCTATATTCTTCCCTAAAAATGCTGCACTTGTTACTACATCTTTATACTTACTTGGTATAGTAGTAGCTATATTAGTAGCCTTAGTTTTAAATAGAACATCTTTTAAAACTGATATAGAACCATTTGTATTAGAGTTACCTGAGTATAAATTACCTACATTAAGTTCATTATTAAAAAATACTTGGAGTAAATCTAAAGGATTTTTAATAAGAGTTGTAACTGTAATGTTTGCAATGTCTGTTGCTATATGGTTATTATCTTCATTTAACTTTAACGGATTTACAGAAAATATGAATGATAGTTTCCTAGCATATTTAGGTAAACTTGTAGCTCCTTTATTTGCACCATTAGGATTTGGCGACTGGAGAGCTTCAGTCTCTATATTAACTGGCCTTGGTGCTAAAGAGATAGTTATATCTACTATGCAAGTACTTTATGGTAATTTAGATAAAGTTTTACCAACAGTATTTACTGGGGTTACTGCATATGGATTCTTAGTATTTAGTGCATTATATACTCCATGTATAGCAGCACTTGCAACTATGAGAAAAGAATACGGAAATAAAATGATGTTTACATCACTTATATATCAATTTATCATTGCTTGGATAGGAGCATTTATAGTTAGAATTATAGGTGGAGCTATATTCTCTCATAGTCCTGCTTCTTTAACTGAATTTGTTATAGCAGGTATCATAATACTGATTGCTGCAATTATACTTTTAAGAATGTTTAATAAAAAATCATCTGGTTGTAGTGGTGGTTGCTCTGGATGTAGTAGTCAAGGTTGTTGTACTACTCAACTTGAAAAAACATATACAAATGAAAAATAA
- a CDS encoding FeoA family protein — translation MNVCDLKVGQKGIVDNIYGNEKLVKRLLALGCISNTEIEIKKIAPLGDPIIIRFRGFDLALRKSDAKNISLK, via the coding sequence ATGAATGTTTGCGATTTAAAAGTAGGTCAAAAAGGAATCGTTGATAATATATATGGAAATGAAAAATTAGTTAAGAGATTATTAGCTTTAGGATGTATAAGTAATACAGAGATAGAAATAAAAAAAATTGCTCCATTAGGAGATCCAATTATAATTAGATTTAGAGGATTTGATCTTGCTCTTAGAAAGTCCGATGCTAAGAATATATCTCTAAAGTAA
- a CDS encoding aspartyl-phosphate phosphatase Spo0E family protein, translating to MANRELETLKQQIDELREQIHAYMEYPEIFKDELVETSNKIDNLINKYIALEKK from the coding sequence ATGGCGAATAGAGAATTAGAAACATTAAAACAGCAGATAGATGAATTAAGAGAACAAATACATGCATACATGGAATATCCAGAAATATTTAAAGATGAATTAGTAGAAACAAGTAATAAAATTGATAATTTAATAAATAAATACATAGCACTAGAGAAAAAATAG
- a CDS encoding MgtC/SapB family protein codes for MALIVGGLTGLERERSNQFAGFRTHILVSMGSCITSITSLSLFFQYSSQTNSDPARLTAQILSGIGFLGAGAILKTSNGIRGLTTAAGIWATACIGIAIGYGYYVLGICGWLLVMITLYILKNIDKMFFKTKQTIFTVTVNNISIMAMIYNIFQKSEINVKNIDIEKLDNMSWKLSFFIVYDRRIILDELANELNNSKNIISVDYLH; via the coding sequence ATTGCTTTAATAGTGGGTGGATTAACAGGATTAGAAAGAGAAAGATCAAATCAATTTGCAGGATTTAGGACGCATATATTAGTATCTATGGGTTCATGTATAACATCTATAACATCATTATCTTTATTTTTTCAATATAGCTCACAAACTAATAGTGATCCGGCTAGATTAACAGCTCAAATATTATCTGGAATTGGTTTTTTAGGCGCAGGGGCAATTTTAAAAACATCAAATGGAATTAGAGGTTTGACAACAGCTGCAGGAATATGGGCTACAGCTTGTATAGGGATAGCTATAGGATATGGATATTATGTACTTGGTATTTGTGGTTGGTTATTAGTGATGATAACATTATATATTTTAAAAAATATTGATAAAATGTTTTTTAAAACGAAACAAACTATATTTACTGTAACTGTAAATAATATAAGTATTATGGCAATGATATATAATATATTTCAAAAATCTGAAATTAATGTAAAGAATATAGACATAGAAAAGTTAGATAATATGTCTTGGAAATTGAGTTTTTTTATAGTATATGATAGGCGTATAATATTGGATGAACTAGCAAATGAATTAAACAACTCAAAAAATATAATAAGCGTAGATTATTTACATTAA
- the pepF gene encoding oligoendopeptidase F, whose product MGINRKNIDDKYKWNIDLMYSSKESIEKDIEKIKSYINDIKQYKGKLAQSKENLYEALNISEKASQLLQNLYVYTHMKQHEDTRINENQAMATKTDMLSTELSTASSYMVPEIIAIDDNKLKEYLSDEKLSFYKKYIDEILREKPHTLTEKEEEILAAVSDLTSVPENSYDMLSYADMEFPEIENEDGEKVKLTHSNFSTFLKSKNKKVREGAFDAMYKTYDKYKNTFASMLYGGIKSEIFYSRTRKYESALYASLFQDDISVDVYNNLIKAVDENLDTLNRYVDIKKKFLGLNEIHMYDLYVPLTENFDMKIPYEEAQDIILNALKPLGEEYLELIKRAFKENWIDVYENEGKQGGAYSWGSYDSHPYILMNYKDDLNSLFTLIHELGHSMHSYYSKKTQPYLYSGYKIFVAEVASTLNELLLINYLLEKADSKEERIYLLNYYLEQFRTTVYRQTMFAEFEKLTHASVEEGNPLTAKEFNDIYYDLNKKYYGKSAIVDKQIELEWARIPHFYSNFYVYKYATGFSAASALSQKILTEGKEAVDRYIEFLKSGGSDYPLNQLRAAGVDMEKKESVDKALEVFKELVDKLEKEY is encoded by the coding sequence ATGGGAATTAATAGAAAAAATATAGATGATAAGTATAAATGGAATATAGATTTAATGTACTCAAGTAAAGAATCTATTGAAAAAGATATAGAGAAAATAAAATCATATATAAATGATATAAAACAATATAAGGGAAAATTAGCACAAAGCAAAGAAAACTTATATGAAGCACTTAATATATCAGAAAAAGCTTCACAACTATTACAAAATCTATATGTATATACGCATATGAAGCAACACGAAGATACTAGAATAAATGAAAATCAAGCTATGGCAACAAAAACAGATATGTTATCTACAGAATTATCTACAGCGTCATCTTATATGGTGCCAGAAATAATAGCTATTGATGATAACAAGCTTAAAGAATATTTAAGTGATGAAAAGCTATCTTTTTATAAGAAATATATAGATGAGATATTAAGAGAAAAACCACACACACTAACAGAAAAAGAAGAAGAAATATTAGCAGCAGTTTCTGACTTAACATCTGTTCCTGAAAATTCTTATGATATGTTATCTTATGCAGATATGGAGTTTCCAGAGATAGAAAATGAAGATGGAGAAAAAGTAAAACTTACTCATTCTAATTTCTCAACTTTCTTAAAAAGTAAAAATAAAAAGGTTAGAGAAGGTGCTTTTGATGCAATGTATAAAACATATGATAAATATAAAAATACTTTTGCATCTATGTTATACGGAGGAATTAAATCAGAGATATTCTATTCTAGAACTAGAAAATATGAATCAGCATTATATGCATCATTATTCCAAGATGATATAAGTGTTGATGTTTATAATAATCTTATAAAAGCAGTAGATGAAAACTTAGATACATTAAATAGATATGTAGATATTAAAAAGAAATTTTTAGGTTTAAATGAAATACATATGTATGATTTATATGTTCCATTAACTGAAAATTTTGATATGAAAATACCTTATGAAGAAGCACAAGACATAATATTAAATGCTTTAAAGCCTCTTGGTGAAGAATATTTAGAATTAATAAAAAGAGCTTTTAAAGAAAATTGGATAGATGTTTATGAAAATGAAGGAAAACAAGGTGGAGCTTATTCTTGGGGAAGTTATGACTCACATCCATATATACTAATGAATTATAAGGATGACCTTAACTCATTATTTACATTAATACATGAGTTAGGTCACTCAATGCATAGTTATTACTCTAAGAAGACTCAACCATACTTATATTCAGGGTATAAGATATTTGTAGCAGAAGTTGCATCAACATTAAATGAATTACTTTTAATAAACTACTTATTAGAAAAGGCAGATTCAAAAGAAGAAAGAATATATCTTCTAAACTATTACTTAGAGCAGTTTAGAACAACTGTATATAGACAAACAATGTTTGCTGAATTTGAAAAATTAACACATGCAAGTGTAGAAGAAGGTAACCCATTAACAGCTAAAGAATTTAATGATATCTATTATGATTTAAATAAAAAATACTATGGAAAGTCTGCAATAGTAGATAAGCAAATTGAATTAGAATGGGCTAGAATACCACATTTCTATTCAAATTTCTATGTGTATAAGTATGCTACTGGATTCTCTGCAGCAAGTGCTTTAAGTCAAAAGATATTAACAGAAGGAAAAGAAGCTGTTGATAGATATATAGAGTTCTTAAAGAGTGGAGGATCAGATTATCCACTTAACCAATTAAGAGCAGCTGGTGTTGATATGGAAAAGAAAGAATCTGTTGATAAAGCACTAGAAGTATTTAAAGAATTAGTAGATAAATTAGAAAAAGAATATTAA
- a CDS encoding phosphate ABC transporter substrate-binding protein translates to MLNKRVATLLMGTMLIGSLAVGCGSSASQDSNKVTISGSTSVGPVVEILGEDFSAKNEGINIEVQQIGSSAGIKNAIDGTSQIGMASRDLKDEEKAAGLKETQIAIDGIAVITNKNNEVKDLTLEQVRDIYTGKITNWKEVGGKDAPIVVVSREDGSGTRDGFQENVGFESEELIKDAQISDGSGNIKSTVEGNENAIGYISFGYVDDNVNALTIDGVELTSENVKNNTYAIARPFLFVNKEGNISESGTKFIDYILSDEGQKIVEEEGFISIN, encoded by the coding sequence ATGTTAAATAAGAGAGTAGCAACACTTTTAATGGGGACGATGTTAATAGGATCATTAGCAGTAGGATGTGGTTCATCAGCTAGTCAAGATTCAAATAAGGTTACAATATCAGGGTCAACTTCAGTAGGGCCAGTAGTTGAAATATTAGGAGAAGATTTCTCAGCTAAAAATGAAGGTATAAACATTGAAGTTCAACAAATAGGATCTTCAGCAGGTATAAAAAATGCTATAGATGGAACTTCACAAATAGGTATGGCATCAAGAGATTTAAAAGATGAAGAAAAAGCAGCTGGATTAAAAGAAACTCAAATAGCTATAGATGGAATAGCTGTTATAACTAATAAAAATAATGAAGTAAAAGATTTAACATTAGAACAAGTAAGAGATATATATACAGGAAAAATAACTAACTGGAAAGAGGTTGGAGGAAAAGATGCTCCAATAGTAGTTGTATCAAGAGAAGATGGATCAGGAACTCGTGATGGATTCCAAGAAAATGTTGGATTTGAATCAGAAGAACTAATTAAAGATGCTCAAATAAGTGATGGTTCAGGTAATATAAAATCAACTGTTGAAGGAAATGAAAATGCAATAGGATATATCTCATTTGGATATGTTGATGATAATGTAAATGCATTAACAATAGATGGTGTTGAATTAACTTCTGAGAATGTAAAAAATAATACATATGCAATAGCAAGACCGTTCTTATTTGTTAATAAAGAAGGTAATATATCTGAATCAGGAACAAAGTTTATAGATTATATATTAAGTGATGAAGGACAAAAAATAGTAGAAGAAGAAGGCTTTATAAGCATAAATTAA
- the pstC gene encoding phosphate ABC transporter permease subunit PstC, translating into MLAKAQLAESKDISNRNKNKYIIEKVSKNIFFISSLIAVLSLLLIIGFVFYKGLTPFIFKGYSFIDFFSGSDWLPGSDKFGIAPMVVASIIATVGALIIGVPVGILTAVFIAEVAPKKVAKIISPAVELLAGIPSVLYGIFGLAVIVPSIQNVFNLPKGQSLLAVIIVLSIMMLPTIISVSETAIRAVPKAYKEGSLALGASKIETIFKVVLPAAKSGILAAIVLGIGRALGETMAVILVAGNSPVMPSSLMDSVRPLTTNIALEMGYAFGTHQEMLFATGVVLFTFILILNLVLNKLSNKAGN; encoded by the coding sequence ATGTTGGCTAAGGCCCAATTAGCAGAGAGTAAAGATATAAGTAATAGAAATAAAAATAAATATATTATAGAAAAGGTATCAAAAAATATATTCTTTATAAGCTCACTAATAGCAGTTTTAAGCTTATTATTAATAATTGGATTTGTATTTTATAAAGGTCTAACACCGTTTATATTTAAGGGATATTCTTTTATAGATTTCTTTAGCGGAAGTGACTGGTTACCAGGAAGTGATAAGTTTGGTATAGCACCAATGGTAGTGGCATCTATAATAGCTACAGTGGGTGCACTTATAATTGGAGTACCGGTAGGAATCTTAACAGCTGTATTTATAGCAGAAGTTGCCCCTAAGAAAGTAGCAAAAATAATATCACCAGCAGTTGAGTTATTAGCAGGAATACCATCTGTATTATATGGAATATTTGGATTGGCAGTTATAGTTCCAAGCATACAAAATGTATTTAATTTACCAAAAGGTCAAAGTTTATTAGCTGTAATAATAGTTTTATCAATAATGATGTTACCAACTATAATATCAGTATCAGAAACAGCAATAAGAGCAGTGCCTAAGGCTTATAAAGAAGGTTCATTAGCACTTGGAGCATCTAAAATAGAAACAATATTTAAGGTTGTATTACCAGCAGCTAAGTCAGGAATTTTAGCAGCTATAGTATTAGGAATTGGTAGAGCTTTAGGTGAAACAATGGCAGTTATACTTGTAGCAGGAAATTCACCAGTTATGCCATCATCTTTAATGGATAGTGTAAGACCACTTACAACTAATATAGCATTAGAAATGGGATATGCATTTGGTACTCACCAAGAAATGTTATTTGCAACAGGTGTTGTGTTATTTACATTCATACTAATATTAAATCTAGTATTAAATAAACTTTCAAACAAGGCGGGAAATTAA
- the pstA gene encoding phosphate ABC transporter permease PstA yields MRKLKENLLKALIYLSAFFTVSVLVVIVGYIFMKGIGGINLSFLTSDYSADGSGGILPMIVTTLYTVILSIAIATPIGILSAIYLQEYAKKGKIVNTIRFATESLAGIPSIIYGLFGGIFFVVVLNLKYSILSGALTVAIIILPVIIRTTEEALKTVPQGYREASLALGSTKFQTLYKVVLPSAIPGILSGIILSVGRVIGESAAVLLTAGTVAQMPGTIFDSARNLTVHAYLLTKEKGDIASAASIGIVLIFIVLFLNTVAKFVAKKLNKANY; encoded by the coding sequence ATGAGAAAGTTAAAAGAGAATTTATTAAAGGCATTAATTTACTTATCGGCATTTTTCACAGTATCAGTGCTTGTAGTAATTGTAGGATATATATTTATGAAAGGAATAGGTGGAATAAATCTATCATTCCTAACAAGTGACTACTCAGCAGATGGAAGTGGAGGAATACTTCCAATGATAGTTACAACTTTATATACAGTTATACTTTCTATAGCAATAGCTACACCTATAGGGATTTTATCTGCTATATATTTACAAGAATACGCTAAAAAAGGAAAAATAGTAAATACAATAAGATTTGCAACAGAAAGTTTAGCAGGAATACCATCTATAATATATGGATTATTCGGTGGAATTTTCTTCGTAGTAGTTTTAAATTTAAAATATTCAATATTATCAGGAGCTCTTACTGTAGCGATAATAATATTACCAGTAATAATAAGAACTACAGAAGAAGCTTTAAAGACAGTTCCTCAAGGATATAGAGAAGCGTCTTTAGCTTTAGGTTCAACTAAGTTCCAAACTTTATATAAAGTAGTATTACCAAGTGCAATACCTGGAATTTTGTCAGGAATAATATTATCAGTAGGCCGTGTAATAGGAGAATCAGCAGCAGTTTTATTAACAGCAGGTACAGTAGCACAAATGCCTGGAACTATATTTGATAGTGCTAGAAACCTAACTGTACATGCATACCTTTTAACTAAGGAAAAAGGAGATATAGCATCAGCTGCTAGTATAGGTATTGTTTTAATATTTATAGTGTTATTTTTAAATACAGTTGCTAAGTTTGTAGCAAAGAAATTAAATAAAGCAAATTATTAA
- the pstB gene encoding phosphate ABC transporter ATP-binding protein PstB codes for MSLDNVKLSIKNLDLFYGDNQALKDINIDIKENKVTALIGPSGCGKSTFLRTLNRMNDLIENVTIKGKIEVDGEDIYQTEDVIKLRTKVGMVFQKPNPFPMSIYDNIAYGPRIHGIRDKKTLDKIVEESLKGAAIWDEVKDRLKTSALGLSGGQQQRICIARAIAMKPEVILMDEPTSALDPISTSKVEELIEELKKDYTIVIVTHNMQQAARISDDTAFFLNGVLVEHNETKAMFTTPRDKRTEDYITGRFG; via the coding sequence ATGAGTTTAGATAATGTTAAATTAAGTATAAAGAATTTAGATTTATTTTATGGAGATAATCAAGCATTAAAAGATATAAATATAGATATAAAAGAAAATAAAGTTACAGCTTTAATAGGTCCTTCTGGATGCGGAAAGTCAACTTTCTTAAGAACGTTAAATAGAATGAATGATTTAATAGAAAATGTAACAATAAAAGGGAAAATAGAGGTCGATGGAGAAGATATATATCAAACTGAAGATGTTATAAAATTACGTACAAAAGTAGGTATGGTATTCCAAAAGCCAAATCCATTCCCAATGAGTATATATGATAATATAGCTTATGGACCTCGTATACATGGAATAAGAGATAAGAAAACTTTAGATAAAATAGTTGAAGAAAGTTTAAAAGGTGCAGCTATATGGGATGAAGTAAAAGACAGATTAAAAACATCTGCACTTGGATTATCTGGAGGACAACAACAACGTATATGTATAGCTAGAGCTATAGCTATGAAACCAGAAGTAATATTAATGGATGAACCTACATCTGCTCTAGACCCAATATCAACATCTAAGGTTGAAGAATTAATAGAAGAGTTAAAGAAAGATTATACAATTGTAATAGTAACTCATAATATGCAACAAGCTGCACGTATATCTGATGATACAGCATTTTTCTTAAATGGAGTATTAGTAGAACATAATGAAACAAAAGCTATGTTTACTACTCCAAGAGATAAGAGAACAGAAGATTATATAACTGGAAGATTTGGATAA
- the phoU gene encoding phosphate signaling complex protein PhoU, giving the protein MLNTNLGLSIDTLKQYTINMIDKCDNILDLSIKYLLNQDIEGCKKLIKQDDEIDLLREYIMDRSIELLALKQPMAKDLRYIYALGFIAVELERIGDYVVNIAEETIKIGTEKHIKELVDIPKMYKVCKDMILGVRESLENEDENLARDIALKDDEVDRLYEMVQVDSLKIMNDNPNAINQGVNLLFIGRSLERIGDHITNICEKIIYAVKGEMVEIG; this is encoded by the coding sequence ATGTTAAATACAAATTTAGGTTTGAGCATAGATACATTAAAGCAGTATACGATAAATATGATAGATAAATGTGATAATATATTAGATTTATCTATTAAGTATTTATTAAATCAAGATATTGAAGGTTGTAAAAAGTTAATAAAACAAGATGATGAGATAGACTTATTAAGAGAGTATATAATGGATAGAAGTATAGAATTATTAGCATTAAAGCAACCAATGGCTAAAGATTTAAGATATATATATGCATTAGGGTTTATAGCTGTAGAATTAGAACGAATAGGAGATTATGTAGTAAATATTGCAGAAGAAACTATAAAAATAGGAACAGAAAAGCATATAAAAGAGTTAGTAGATATTCCTAAAATGTATAAAGTATGTAAAGATATGATTTTAGGAGTAAGAGAATCTCTAGAAAATGAAGATGAAAATTTAGCTAGAGATATAGCTTTAAAAGATGATGAAGTTGATAGATTATATGAAATGGTTCAAGTTGATAGTTTAAAAATAATGAATGATAATCCTAATGCTATAAATCAAGGTGTAAATCTTTTATTTATAGGAAGGTCTTTAGAGAGAATAGGAGATCATATAACAAATATATGTGAAAAAATAATATATGCAGTTAAAGGTGAAATGGTTGAAATAGGATAA